A single genomic interval of uncultured Cohaesibacter sp. harbors:
- a CDS encoding BA14K family protein: MTLSIPKAYAKDGRNGAFAAGLAVGAIGGAAIVSSSRNAPPRRYYRPAPPPPRYYRPAPPRYYRPAPRRYYRPPPPPRYYGRPAPWTSAWYAYCHSKYRSFDSRTGYYTTYSGYKRFCR; this comes from the coding sequence ATGACATTATCTATCCCCAAAGCTTACGCCAAAGACGGTCGTAACGGTGCGTTTGCCGCGGGCCTCGCTGTCGGAGCAATCGGAGGGGCTGCAATTGTATCCAGCAGCAGAAATGCTCCGCCGCGCCGCTATTATCGCCCGGCCCCACCGCCACCGCGCTATTATCGGCCAGCACCACCACGCTATTATCGCCCGGCACCGCGACGCTATTATCGTCCGCCGCCACCGCCGAGATATTATGGCCGTCCAGCCCCTTGGACGAGCGCTTGGTATGCTTATTGCCATTCCAAATATCGCTCTTTTGATTCAAGAACAGGCTATTACACGACCTACAGCGGTTATAAACGGTTCTGCAGATAG
- the glf gene encoding UDP-galactopyranose mutase, whose protein sequence is MGSDLRICIVGAGFSGAVIARELADKGYRTLVIDERSHSAGNCHTERDAETGVMVHKYGPHIFHTADEKVWAYINRFGEMMPYVNRVKATVKGKVYSLPINLHTINQFFGKAMSPDEAKAFIVSQARSDIEEPQSFEEQGMKFVGEDLYKAFFDGYTRKQWGVEPSTLPASILKRLPLRFNYDDNYFNHPYQGMPKDGYSKIVDSILAHDNIEVRLDCAYESLEESFDHVFYTGPLDRYFGYDIGRLSYRTLDFEPIRAEGDFQGTAVMNYPDPEVPFTRISEHKHFAPWEAETFEKTIAFKEFSRSCGENDIPYYPIRRLDDKQLLEAYEERAASEEGVTFVGRLGTYQYLDMDVTIGRALTVAEEFLASRKA, encoded by the coding sequence ATGGGATCTGACCTTAGAATTTGCATTGTCGGAGCCGGTTTTTCTGGAGCAGTTATTGCGCGCGAGCTGGCGGATAAAGGCTATCGCACCCTTGTGATTGATGAACGCAGCCATTCGGCAGGCAACTGCCATACTGAACGTGATGCAGAAACAGGTGTGATGGTTCATAAATATGGCCCGCATATCTTCCATACTGCAGATGAAAAAGTCTGGGCCTATATCAATCGCTTCGGCGAAATGATGCCGTATGTCAATCGGGTGAAGGCGACAGTGAAGGGCAAGGTTTATTCGCTGCCAATCAACCTGCACACCATCAATCAGTTTTTCGGCAAGGCTATGTCTCCTGATGAGGCCAAGGCCTTTATCGTTAGTCAGGCCCGATCAGATATTGAAGAGCCGCAAAGCTTTGAAGAGCAGGGTATGAAATTTGTCGGAGAGGACCTCTATAAGGCCTTTTTCGATGGTTACACCCGCAAGCAGTGGGGCGTTGAGCCAAGCACCTTGCCTGCATCGATCCTCAAACGCTTGCCGCTGCGCTTCAACTATGATGACAACTATTTCAACCATCCCTATCAGGGCATGCCCAAGGATGGTTACAGCAAAATCGTGGATAGCATTCTGGCGCATGACAATATCGAGGTTCGGCTTGATTGTGCCTACGAGAGCCTTGAAGAAAGCTTTGATCACGTCTTCTACACCGGTCCTCTCGATCGCTATTTCGGCTATGATATCGGGCGCCTGAGTTATCGTACGCTGGATTTCGAGCCGATCCGCGCAGAAGGCGATTTTCAGGGCACAGCCGTGATGAACTATCCCGATCCGGAAGTGCCTTTCACTCGCATTTCAGAGCATAAGCACTTTGCGCCATGGGAAGCGGAGACGTTTGAAAAAACGATTGCATTCAAGGAATTCAGCCGTAGTTGTGGTGAAAATGATATCCCGTACTATCCAATTCGTCGGCTTGATGACAAACAGTTGCTCGAAGCTTACGAGGAACGTGCCGCCAGTGAAGAAGGTGTGACATTTGTTGGACGCCTGGGTACCTATCAGTATCTCGATATGGATGTCACCATCGGTCGCGCTTTGACTGTTGCCGAGGAATTCCTGGCTTCCCGGAAGGCTTGA
- the gpt gene encoding xanthine phosphoribosyltransferase produces the protein MSEPSSNAFPVYWEQFHRDCRALAWRLKGVSEWKAIVCITRGGLVPAAIIARELEVRMIDTVCVASYHDYENQGEMQVLKPIDASVIDVEGGEGEGVLIIDDLVDTGKTAKVVRAMLPKAHFATVYAKPKGRPLVDTFVTEVSQDTWIYFPWDMGLQFQAPIAK, from the coding sequence ATGTCCGAACCATCCTCCAACGCTTTCCCGGTGTATTGGGAACAATTCCATCGGGACTGCCGTGCGCTGGCTTGGCGTCTGAAAGGCGTTTCCGAATGGAAGGCGATTGTTTGCATCACACGTGGCGGTCTTGTGCCAGCGGCCATCATTGCCCGTGAGCTGGAAGTGCGGATGATCGATACCGTCTGCGTCGCCTCCTACCATGATTATGAAAATCAGGGTGAGATGCAGGTTCTCAAGCCGATTGATGCGTCTGTCATCGATGTGGAAGGGGGAGAAGGCGAGGGTGTCCTGATTATCGACGATCTGGTCGACACCGGCAAAACCGCCAAAGTGGTGCGGGCCATGCTGCCGAAGGCCCATTTCGCAACAGTCTATGCCAAGCCGAAGGGGCGTCCTTTGGTGGATACCTTTGTTACCGAGGTTTCGCAGGATACTTGGATTTATTTCCCTTGGGATATGGGCCTGCAATTCCAGGCGCCAATTGCGAAATAG
- a CDS encoding competence/damage-inducible protein A, with amino-acid sequence MTKELITAAVLIIGDEILSGRTKDKNIGFIADYLTQLGIDLKEVRVVADDQDAIVEAVNALRARWTYVFTSGGIGPTHDDITADAMAAAFGVGIDHDPRAMAILEAHYAKSPNMEFNEARKRMARIPFGADLIENRVSSAPGFRLENVHVMAGVPSVMQAMMDAIAPTLKTNAQVLSETIDSGLGEGLVAGPLADLAKDHPNVVIGSYPYMREDLFATNIVMRSRSREDLDNAVKAVHDMLQTLKGQKQTQV; translated from the coding sequence ATGACTAAAGAGTTGATCACGGCAGCCGTTCTTATAATCGGTGACGAAATCCTTTCCGGCCGCACCAAGGACAAGAATATCGGATTCATTGCGGACTATCTCACCCAGTTGGGCATCGATCTCAAGGAAGTGCGTGTTGTGGCCGACGATCAGGATGCCATCGTTGAAGCGGTCAACGCCTTGCGGGCCCGCTGGACCTATGTGTTCACCAGTGGCGGCATCGGGCCGACCCATGACGATATCACTGCAGATGCCATGGCGGCGGCCTTCGGCGTGGGCATTGATCATGATCCGCGCGCCATGGCCATCTTGGAAGCGCATTATGCGAAATCGCCCAATATGGAATTCAACGAAGCGCGCAAGCGGATGGCGCGCATTCCCTTCGGTGCAGATCTGATTGAAAACAGAGTTTCCAGTGCGCCGGGATTCCGGCTGGAAAACGTCCATGTCATGGCCGGGGTGCCCTCTGTCATGCAAGCCATGATGGATGCCATCGCCCCAACGCTTAAGACCAATGCGCAAGTGCTGAGCGAGACCATTGATAGCGGCCTGGGAGAAGGCCTTGTTGCCGGTCCTCTGGCGGACCTTGCCAAGGATCACCCCAATGTGGTGATCGGGTCTTACCCCTATATGCGCGAAGATCTGTTCGCAACGAACATCGTTATGCGCTCTCGCTCGCGGGAAGATCTGGACAACGCGGTCAAGGCAGTGCATGACATGCTTCAAACATTAAAAGGGCAGAAACAGACGCAGGTCTAA
- the sfsA gene encoding DNA/RNA nuclease SfsA, with product MKFEKPLIPGRLIQRYKRFLADIELDDGTVITAHCANPGSMLGLKDPGTRVWLSKSDNPKRKLAYSWELSELDDAMIGINTSHPNRIVEEAIRAGHVAELTGYETLRREVKYGKNSRIDILLQDEGKPDCYVEVKNVHLLREQGLAEFPDSVTKRGAKHLGELADMVEQGHRAVMLYLVQRTDANRFALASDIDPAYAEAFQEATDAGVEAIVYLCDISHQEINLTHSIPFAKEVLATN from the coding sequence ATGAAATTTGAAAAGCCACTCATTCCGGGCCGTCTCATCCAGCGCTACAAGCGCTTTCTTGCCGATATCGAGCTGGACGATGGAACAGTCATAACAGCCCATTGCGCCAACCCCGGCTCCATGCTGGGCCTCAAAGACCCCGGCACCCGCGTCTGGCTGTCAAAATCCGACAACCCCAAGCGCAAGCTGGCCTATAGCTGGGAACTCAGCGAATTGGATGACGCCATGATCGGCATCAATACCAGCCATCCCAACCGCATCGTCGAAGAGGCAATTCGGGCAGGACATGTCGCAGAGCTTACTGGCTACGAAACCCTGCGGCGCGAGGTGAAATATGGCAAGAACAGCCGCATCGATATTTTGTTGCAGGATGAAGGCAAACCCGATTGCTATGTCGAGGTCAAGAATGTGCATCTGTTGCGCGAACAGGGATTGGCGGAATTTCCCGATTCGGTGACCAAGCGCGGTGCCAAGCATCTGGGCGAGCTGGCCGACATGGTCGAACAGGGGCATCGCGCCGTGATGCTCTATTTGGTCCAGAGAACGGATGCGAACCGCTTCGCTCTGGCAAGCGACATCGATCCGGCCTATGCAGAAGCCTTTCAAGAGGCAACAGACGCGGGCGTGGAAGCCATCGTCTATCTATGTGACATATCACACCAGGAGATCAACCTGACCCACTCCATCCCATTTGCAAAAGAGGTACTGGCAACGAATTAG
- the map gene encoding type I methionyl aminopeptidase, protein MVNYIDANSAPLRNTGDIRLYSQEDFEGMRRAGQLAARALDGVAKLVKPGVPTKVIDDFIRDFGEENNALPATLNYRGYRNYTCTSINHVVCHGIPNEKPLKEGDIVNVDVTYILDGWYGDSSRMYPVGEIKRAPERLIEVTYNALMIGIEQAKPGKTTGDIGAAIQEYAEGERCGVVRDFCGHGVGRLFHDAPNILHYGNWGEGIELKPGMIFTIEPMINLGKPHVKVLKDGWTAVTRDKSLSAQFEHSLGITETGCEIFTLSPEGLDKPPYNVA, encoded by the coding sequence ATGGTAAATTACATTGATGCCAATAGCGCCCCTTTGCGCAACACCGGAGATATCCGCCTTTACAGCCAAGAGGATTTCGAAGGTATGCGTCGCGCCGGGCAACTGGCAGCACGGGCTCTGGATGGTGTCGCAAAACTCGTCAAGCCGGGTGTTCCAACCAAGGTGATCGACGATTTTATCCGGGACTTCGGGGAAGAAAACAACGCCCTTCCGGCCACGCTGAATTATCGCGGCTACAGAAACTATACCTGCACATCCATCAACCATGTGGTTTGCCATGGCATCCCCAATGAAAAACCACTCAAGGAAGGCGACATCGTCAATGTCGACGTCACCTATATTCTGGACGGCTGGTATGGCGACAGTTCGCGCATGTATCCGGTGGGAGAGATCAAGCGCGCACCGGAACGTCTGATCGAAGTCACCTATAATGCCCTCATGATCGGCATCGAACAGGCAAAGCCGGGCAAAACCACAGGTGACATCGGCGCAGCCATTCAGGAATATGCCGAAGGAGAGCGCTGCGGCGTTGTGCGTGACTTCTGCGGTCATGGTGTCGGACGCCTTTTCCACGATGCGCCCAATATCCTTCATTATGGCAACTGGGGTGAAGGCATCGAACTGAAGCCGGGTATGATCTTTACCATCGAGCCGATGATCAATCTGGGCAAACCGCACGTCAAGGTGCTCAAGGATGGCTGGACGGCGGTCACGCGTGACAAAAGCCTGTCAGCCCAGTTCGAACATTCCCTTGGCATCACGGAAACGGGGTGTGAGATTTTCACCCTGTCGCCGGAAGGGCTGGACAAGCCCCCCTATAACGTAGCCTGA
- the radC gene encoding DNA repair protein RadC, with product MGELKEAAAGKPHYVGHRERLRQKFRESGPDALHDYELLELILFRAIPRRDTKPLAKDLLARFGSFAEVIAAPDHLLMEFPGVKQAVVTELKLIHAAAAKFAEDRVKDRPVLSSWNSVIDYCRTTMAFNDIEQFRILFLDKKNALITDEVQQTGTVDHTPVYTREVVKRALELSATAIIMVHNHPSGDPTPSRADIDMTQQVSDACERLSITLHDHIIVARNGHTSFKGLGLI from the coding sequence ATGGGTGAGCTGAAAGAAGCAGCGGCAGGCAAGCCCCATTATGTGGGACACAGGGAACGGTTGCGGCAGAAATTCCGCGAATCCGGCCCTGATGCTCTGCATGACTATGAGCTGCTCGAACTGATCCTGTTTCGCGCCATTCCCCGCAGGGATACAAAGCCGCTCGCCAAGGATCTGCTTGCCCGTTTCGGTTCTTTTGCCGAAGTGATCGCCGCTCCAGATCATCTCTTGATGGAATTCCCCGGCGTCAAGCAGGCCGTCGTGACCGAGTTAAAGCTCATCCATGCCGCCGCGGCCAAATTTGCCGAGGATCGCGTCAAGGATCGTCCAGTGCTCTCATCCTGGAACTCGGTGATCGATTATTGCCGCACCACCATGGCCTTCAACGATATAGAGCAGTTCCGCATTCTGTTTCTGGACAAGAAGAACGCCCTCATCACCGATGAAGTGCAACAGACCGGCACCGTTGATCACACGCCTGTCTATACGCGCGAAGTGGTCAAGCGGGCATTGGAGTTGTCTGCCACAGCCATCATCATGGTCCACAATCACCCCAGTGGCGACCCGACCCCGTCGCGGGCTGACATCGACATGACCCAACAGGTCTCTGACGCCTGCGAGCGCCTCAGCATCACCTTGCATGACCACATCATCGTTGCACGCAATGGTCATACAAGCTTCAAGGGGCTGGGACTGATTTAA
- the cueR gene encoding Cu(I)-responsive transcriptional regulator: MNISQAAGIADLPVKTLRYYEDIGLVVPARRENGYRDYANEDLVRLRLIGRARKLGFSIEECRNLLALQADKSRASADVKRIAQAHLREIDEKIAELQALRSDLAPLVAACKGDESAECAILKDLEQPH, encoded by the coding sequence ATGAATATCAGTCAAGCAGCCGGAATCGCAGATCTGCCAGTCAAGACTTTGCGTTATTACGAGGATATCGGGCTGGTGGTTCCTGCGCGTCGGGAAAATGGCTATCGAGACTATGCGAATGAAGATCTTGTCCGTCTGCGTCTGATCGGGCGGGCACGCAAATTGGGTTTCAGCATAGAGGAATGCCGAAATTTGCTTGCGCTTCAGGCTGACAAGAGCAGGGCGAGCGCCGACGTGAAGCGCATTGCTCAGGCTCATTTGAGGGAAATTGATGAAAAGATCGCGGAGTTGCAGGCGCTGCGATCGGATCTTGCGCCGCTGGTTGCTGCTTGCAAGGGGGACGAGAGTGCGGAATGCGCAATCTTGAAGGACCTTGAGCAACCGCATTGA